The Bacteroidota bacterium genome contains a region encoding:
- a CDS encoding TonB-dependent receptor, with protein sequence MIFSFVSPTAAFSLVRLTGVIKDNSSGEFLTGASVQLANTYLVTLSNDKGKYELKKLKEGKYEIHISFIGYETLRQTLVLQNDTNVDFMLVPKSILQEEVLVEATRANSKTPTTFSQVTKEEIAKQNLGQDLPYLLNLQPSVVTTSDAGAGVGYTGIRIRGTDGTRINTTINGIPLNDAESQISYFVDVPDLLSSVDNIQIQRGVGTSTNGAGAFGGSINIETTKLATEAYAAVASSAGSFNTFKNTLNIGSGLLKDKFSFDGRLSKVSSDGFIDRGKSELNSYYLSGGYYGKNSTLKFITFSGSEKTYQCWNGVPEAKLNGNATELLDYIERNYLSPEQAQNLIHSSNRTYNSFTYQNQTDNYLQNNYQLHFSRRIKNYWNVNAALHYTKGKGYYEEYKEGQAFSDYNLANAVIGSDTITATNLVRQKWLENDFYGMTYSVNYSKNKNFSATLGGAYNIYDGDHYGKVIWAQFNSNNTFNKRYYNDNGLKKDFNVFVKANYQLGKYLYLYADLQVRNVDYTFEGYNQNLAQEKQHAIMNFTNPKFGVTYFLSSNKSMYLSYAIAHKEPSRDDFVQSSSISQPSPEKLENLEFGYVQKNKRYTYTFNTFYMKYTNQLVLNGEINDVGAYNRTNVNSSYRLGIEWMNTIKIIKNLEWAANATWSMNKVKTFYEFVDNYDSSFQVVNEFSNTDIAFSPTWVAGSNLTYTIIKNGTISFVSKYVGTQFLDNTSNSSRSLDTYFVNDLRFNYAVHPKAMKEILFTLALNNIFNEAYESNGYTYNYISGGKLLVENFYFPQAGFNFMGGVSLKF encoded by the coding sequence ATGATTTTCTCTTTTGTCAGCCCCACCGCTGCTTTTTCGCTGGTGCGATTAACAGGTGTTATAAAAGATAATTCAAGTGGTGAATTCCTGACCGGAGCTTCGGTTCAACTTGCCAACACCTACCTTGTTACCTTAAGTAATGACAAAGGCAAATACGAATTAAAAAAATTGAAGGAAGGAAAATATGAAATTCATATTTCTTTTATCGGCTATGAAACACTGCGCCAAACGCTTGTTTTGCAAAATGATACCAATGTAGATTTTATGCTGGTTCCCAAAAGTATCTTGCAGGAAGAAGTGCTGGTTGAAGCCACTCGAGCGAATTCTAAAACGCCGACTACATTCTCGCAAGTGACAAAAGAAGAAATAGCCAAACAAAATCTTGGGCAGGACTTACCTTATTTATTAAACTTGCAACCATCTGTAGTTACTACTTCGGATGCAGGAGCCGGCGTGGGTTATACGGGAATTCGGATAAGAGGAACAGATGGAACTCGGATTAATACCACCATTAATGGTATTCCGTTAAATGATGCAGAATCTCAAATAAGCTATTTTGTAGATGTGCCGGATTTGCTTTCTTCTGTGGATAACATTCAAATTCAAAGAGGCGTGGGTACATCTACCAATGGAGCCGGCGCCTTTGGAGGGAGCATTAACATCGAGACAACTAAACTGGCAACTGAAGCCTATGCAGCTGTTGCCTCTTCTGCCGGGTCTTTCAATACTTTTAAAAACACCCTAAACATTGGCTCAGGCTTACTTAAAGATAAATTCAGTTTTGATGGTAGGCTTTCTAAAGTGAGTAGCGATGGTTTTATAGATAGAGGAAAATCTGAACTGAACTCGTATTACTTATCCGGTGGCTATTACGGAAAAAATTCAACCTTAAAATTTATCACCTTCAGCGGAAGCGAAAAAACCTACCAATGCTGGAATGGTGTTCCAGAAGCGAAACTCAATGGAAATGCAACTGAACTTTTAGACTATATCGAACGAAATTACCTCTCGCCGGAGCAAGCACAAAATCTTATTCACTCTTCAAATCGAACATACAATTCATTCACCTATCAAAACCAAACGGATAATTATCTTCAAAATAATTATCAGCTCCATTTTAGTCGACGCATCAAAAATTATTGGAATGTAAATGCGGCGCTGCACTACACTAAAGGAAAAGGTTATTACGAAGAATATAAAGAAGGTCAAGCATTTTCGGACTATAATTTAGCCAATGCTGTGATTGGTTCTGATACTATTACTGCCACCAACCTGGTGCGACAAAAGTGGCTCGAAAATGATTTTTATGGGATGACTTATTCAGTCAATTACTCTAAAAACAAAAACTTTTCGGCCACCTTGGGCGGCGCTTATAATATTTATGATGGCGACCATTATGGTAAAGTTATTTGGGCTCAATTTAATAGCAACAATACTTTTAATAAAAGGTATTATAACGACAATGGATTGAAAAAAGATTTTAATGTTTTTGTAAAAGCAAATTATCAGTTGGGGAAATACCTATATCTATATGCTGATTTACAAGTGCGAAATGTTGATTATACTTTTGAAGGGTACAACCAAAATCTGGCGCAGGAAAAGCAACACGCTATAATGAATTTTACCAATCCTAAGTTTGGTGTTACTTACTTTCTTTCGTCCAACAAAAGCATGTATTTGAGTTATGCCATTGCCCATAAGGAGCCCTCACGCGACGATTTTGTGCAGTCTTCATCCATCAGTCAACCCTCTCCTGAAAAACTTGAAAATTTGGAATTTGGTTACGTCCAAAAGAATAAAAGATATACCTATACCTTTAATACATTTTACATGAAGTATACCAATCAACTGGTTTTGAATGGTGAAATAAATGATGTGGGTGCATACAACCGAACCAATGTGAACAGCAGTTACCGCTTGGGAATTGAATGGATGAATACCATAAAAATTATCAAGAATTTAGAATGGGCAGCAAACGCTACCTGGAGTATGAATAAGGTGAAAACCTTTTATGAGTTTGTAGATAATTACGATAGCAGTTTTCAGGTGGTGAATGAATTCAGTAATACGGATATTGCCTTTTCACCAACTTGGGTTGCAGGAAGTAATTTGACTTATACAATTATTAAAAACGGAACGATAAGTTTTGTGAGTAAATATGTTGGGACACAATTTTTGGATAATACTTCCAACTCCAGCCGCAGTTTGGATACCTATTTTGTGAATGACCTTCGATTCAATTACGCAGTGCATCCGAAAGCGATGAAAGAAATACTATTTACGCTGGCGTTAAATAATATTTTTAATGAAGCTTACGAATCCAACGGCTATACTTATAATTATATATCCGGTGGAAAATTGCTTGTTGAGAATTTCTACTTTCCCCAAGCCGGATTCAATTTTATGGGTGGAGTGAGTTTGAAGTTTTAG
- the dnaN gene encoding DNA polymerase III subunit beta: protein MKFIVSSLTLMKHLQHIGGVLNSSNSLPILDNFLFEIEKGEMTVSASDLETTMTTKIAIKSEESGNIAVPAKMLMDMLKKLPETPLSFLIDEKTHSIEISAGEGKYRLTGFDGNEFPKVPAITKPSTIKLHSHVIANAINKTIFAAGNDDLRPTMSGVFCQLSDQNILFVATDAHKLVRYTRNDYKATKATASFILPKKPLNLIKGILAAEDTEVTMVYNNTNASFSFNDINLVCRLIDGKYPNYEAVIPKSNPNKLTIDRVSLLNSIGRVALFANKSTNQVRLKITGSELSISAEDYDYNNAANDRLTCSFTGDDMEIGFNSKFLLEMLSNLESDNVIIEMSAPNRAGILLPAEKDNKDEDILMLVMPVMLNS, encoded by the coding sequence ATGAAATTTATTGTATCGAGTTTGACTTTAATGAAACACCTACAGCACATCGGAGGGGTATTAAATTCAAGCAATTCGCTGCCTATTTTAGATAACTTCCTGTTTGAGATTGAAAAGGGCGAAATGACAGTTTCCGCATCGGATTTGGAAACTACCATGACCACTAAAATTGCAATTAAATCTGAAGAAAGCGGAAACATTGCAGTTCCTGCAAAGATGTTGATGGACATGTTGAAAAAACTTCCTGAAACACCACTTTCATTTTTGATTGATGAGAAAACGCATTCCATTGAAATTTCTGCCGGAGAAGGAAAGTACCGATTGACCGGATTTGATGGAAATGAATTTCCAAAGGTTCCAGCTATCACCAAGCCCAGCACCATAAAGTTGCATTCGCATGTGATTGCTAATGCTATCAATAAAACAATTTTTGCAGCCGGAAACGATGATTTACGCCCAACAATGAGTGGTGTGTTTTGTCAACTAAGCGATCAAAACATATTGTTTGTAGCTACAGATGCGCATAAATTGGTGCGTTACACGCGCAACGACTACAAAGCAACAAAAGCTACTGCTTCATTTATTCTTCCTAAAAAACCGTTAAATCTTATTAAAGGAATTTTAGCGGCTGAGGATACTGAGGTTACAATGGTGTATAATAATACTAATGCGTCATTCAGCTTTAACGACATCAATTTGGTGTGCCGTTTAATTGACGGAAAATATCCGAATTACGAAGCGGTTATTCCAAAATCGAATCCGAATAAATTAACGATTGATCGTGTTTCTTTGTTGAATTCAATTGGGCGAGTTGCGCTTTTTGCGAATAAATCAACCAATCAAGTGCGCCTAAAAATTACCGGTAGCGAATTGAGTATTTCTGCTGAAGATTATGATTATAATAACGCAGCAAACGATCGTTTGACTTGCAGTTTCACCGGCGATGATATGGAAATTGGATTCAATTCCAAATTTTTATTGGAGATGTTATCCAATTTGGAAAGCGACAATGTTATCATAGAAATGTCGGCTCCCAACAGAGCAGGAATTTTATTACCTGCCGAAAAAGACAATAAAGACGAAGATATCCTCATGCTGGTGATGCCAGTTATGTTGAATTCTTAA
- a CDS encoding SPFH domain-containing protein has protein sequence MGIAGIVILVLVLATLFLSFVTVQQGTIGVITIFGKYRRILTPGLNMKIPFVEVIYKRVTIQNRSVELEFQATTIDQANVYFKAMLLYAVLNQEEETVKNVAFKFIDERNLMQALIRTVEGSIRGFVATKKQSEVLSLRREIVEDVKEQIDLTLEGWGYHLIDLQLNDITFDEAIMRSMAQVVASNNLKAAAENEGQALLITKTKAAEAEGNAIKIAAEAERLAAQLRGQGVALFREEVAKGMSMAAKEMQEANMDTSVILFSMWTESIKHFAENGNGNIIFLDGSPENMQRTMQEMMAINSTNMLGRTRDKQ, from the coding sequence ATGGGAATAGCCGGTATCGTTATTTTAGTGTTAGTGCTCGCAACACTCTTCCTTTCCTTTGTAACAGTGCAGCAAGGAACAATTGGTGTGATTACAATATTTGGCAAATACCGCCGTATTTTAACACCCGGCTTAAACATGAAAATTCCCTTTGTAGAAGTTATTTACAAGCGAGTAACCATTCAAAATCGCTCAGTAGAATTGGAATTTCAAGCCACAACCATCGATCAGGCAAACGTGTATTTTAAAGCTATGCTTTTGTACGCAGTGCTCAATCAAGAGGAAGAAACAGTTAAGAATGTGGCCTTCAAATTTATTGACGAGCGCAACTTGATGCAAGCCTTAATACGTACTGTTGAAGGCAGTATTCGCGGATTTGTAGCAACCAAAAAGCAATCGGAAGTTTTATCGCTGCGGCGCGAAATTGTTGAAGATGTTAAGGAACAAATTGACTTAACACTAGAAGGCTGGGGATATCACTTAATTGATTTGCAACTCAACGACATCACCTTTGATGAAGCCATTATGCGTAGTATGGCCCAGGTCGTTGCTAGTAATAACCTTAAGGCGGCTGCCGAAAATGAAGGTCAAGCCCTATTAATTACAAAAACTAAAGCTGCTGAAGCGGAAGGAAACGCCATTAAAATTGCTGCCGAAGCAGAACGCCTCGCCGCCCAATTAAGAGGACAAGGTGTTGCCTTATTCCGCGAGGAAGTGGCCAAGGGTATGAGCATGGCTGCCAAAGAAATGCAGGAAGCCAATATGGATACATCGGTTATATTGTTTTCGATGTGGACAGAGTCTATTAAGCACTTCGCAGAGAATGGAAATGGCAATATTATTTTCTTGGATGGTAGCCCCGAAAACATGCAACGCACCATGCAGGAAATGATGGCCATTAACAGTACCAATATGTTGGGAAGGACGAGAGATAAACAATAA
- a CDS encoding RNA-binding S4 domain-containing protein: MKNQKFKITGEYIELIKLLKAAGLCAMGSDAKYLVSNGNVKVNGTVDLRLRAKLRPGDKIEVQDTIVEVE, translated from the coding sequence ATGAAAAATCAAAAATTTAAAATTACCGGTGAGTATATTGAATTAATAAAATTATTAAAAGCTGCTGGTTTATGCGCCATGGGAAGTGATGCCAAATATTTGGTGAGCAATGGAAATGTGAAAGTGAATGGTACAGTTGATTTGCGGCTGCGCGCCAAATTGCGACCCGGCGATAAAATCGAAGTTCAAGATACAATAGTAGAGGTGGAATAA
- the guaA gene encoding glutamine-hydrolyzing GMP synthase → MQETILILDFGSQYTQLIARKLRELNVYCEIHPFHKIPEINASIKGVILSGSPFSVRDTASPNPDLSALLTSLPVLGVCYGAQLLAFTQGGEVLPSKIREYGRASLRKVADNELLANIEFPSQVWMSHGDTIASIPPTFEIIASTQDVKVAAFHIKNSSTYGIQFHPEVYHSTGGITLLKNFVVSICGCSQSWTPDSFVETTIAELKAKLGNDKVVLGLSGGVDSSVAAVLLHKAIGKNLYCIFVDNGLLRKNEFENVLDSYQHMGLNVVGVDAKELFLNALKNVSDPELKRKAIGKIFIDVFDKEAHKISDVKWLAQGTIYPDVIESVSVKGPSATIKSHHNVGGLPDYMKLKIVEPLNTLFKDEVRRVGRNLHIDDAILNRHPFPGPGLAIRILGEITKEKIHILQEVDALFIDGLKRADLYKDVWQAGAIFLPVQSVGVMGDERTYENAIALRAVSSTDGMTADWCHLPYEFLANISNEIINKVKGINRVVYDISSKPPATIEWE, encoded by the coding sequence ATGCAGGAAACTATTTTAATTCTTGATTTCGGCTCACAATACACACAATTAATAGCGCGAAAATTACGGGAACTGAACGTGTATTGTGAAATACACCCCTTTCATAAAATTCCTGAAATAAATGCAAGTATCAAAGGCGTAATCCTTTCGGGAAGTCCTTTTTCGGTGCGCGATACGGCATCCCCTAATCCTGATTTATCTGCCCTTCTAACAAGCTTACCCGTACTTGGTGTTTGCTATGGTGCGCAACTTTTGGCATTTACACAAGGCGGTGAAGTATTGCCTTCAAAAATTCGGGAGTACGGCAGAGCAAGCTTGCGAAAAGTAGCGGATAATGAATTGTTGGCCAATATTGAATTCCCATCACAAGTGTGGATGAGTCATGGCGATACCATTGCGAGCATTCCTCCAACTTTTGAAATAATAGCAAGCACACAAGATGTGAAAGTTGCAGCCTTCCATATTAAAAATAGTTCCACGTACGGAATACAATTTCATCCCGAAGTGTATCACAGCACCGGCGGAATTACACTTTTGAAAAATTTTGTTGTAAGCATTTGCGGGTGTTCCCAAAGTTGGACGCCCGACTCTTTTGTTGAAACTACAATTGCTGAATTAAAAGCGAAACTTGGTAATGATAAAGTAGTGTTGGGACTAAGTGGTGGCGTGGACTCTTCGGTTGCGGCAGTATTGTTGCATAAAGCGATTGGAAAAAATTTGTATTGCATTTTTGTAGACAATGGGCTGCTTCGAAAAAATGAATTTGAAAACGTATTGGATTCTTATCAACACATGGGCTTAAATGTGGTGGGTGTAGATGCGAAAGAGCTGTTTTTAAATGCTTTAAAAAATGTTTCAGATCCGGAATTAAAACGGAAGGCGATTGGAAAAATATTTATTGATGTATTTGATAAAGAAGCCCATAAAATTAGCGATGTAAAGTGGTTAGCACAGGGAACCATCTATCCGGATGTAATCGAATCCGTTTCGGTGAAAGGCCCATCGGCAACCATAAAATCACATCACAATGTGGGCGGATTACCTGATTATATGAAGCTTAAAATTGTAGAGCCTTTAAATACTTTGTTTAAAGATGAAGTGCGCAGAGTGGGTCGCAATTTGCACATCGATGACGCTATTTTAAACCGTCATCCATTTCCAGGACCCGGATTAGCTATTCGCATACTTGGTGAAATCACTAAAGAAAAGATACATATATTACAAGAAGTAGATGCGCTCTTTATTGATGGATTAAAAAGAGCTGATTTGTACAAGGATGTGTGGCAAGCCGGTGCCATCTTTTTACCGGTGCAAAGTGTGGGTGTAATGGGAGATGAACGTACCTACGAAAATGCAATTGCCTTACGCGCGGTGAGTTCTACAGATGGAATGACGGCAGATTGGTGTCATTTGCCTTATGAGTTTTTAGCGAACATCAGCAATGAAATAATTAATAAAGTAAAAGGAATTAATAGGGTAGTATATGACATCAGCTCTAAACCTCCCGCCACGATTGAATGGGAGTGA
- the hemF gene encoding oxygen-dependent coproporphyrinogen oxidase: MEHPSEFSALSKRASVWFQSLQNEICNALEEADGLAKFKEDKWVRAEGGGGKTRVIQNGNVIEKGGVNFSAVWGKLPAFMAAKGDTVSEKELFFASGISIVIHPKSPMVPIIHMNTRYFETTSGKHWFGGGIDLTPHYVVEEDAKFFHNQLKKVCDLFSPDYYPDFKKWADDYFYIPHRDETRGIGGIFFDNLSEIPEFTKENRFDFVRALGSCFAPTYVNLIHKNKNLPFSEKESQWQKIRRGRYVEFNLVYDRGTKFGLETNGRTESILMSLPPQAEWHYAFEPEAGSAEAKTLDFLKKGINWVGRV, from the coding sequence ATGGAACACCCATCAGAATTTTCAGCGCTAAGCAAACGAGCAAGCGTCTGGTTCCAATCTTTGCAAAATGAGATATGTAATGCATTAGAAGAAGCAGATGGACTAGCAAAATTTAAAGAAGATAAATGGGTGCGTGCTGAAGGCGGAGGAGGCAAAACGCGCGTAATCCAAAATGGAAATGTGATTGAAAAAGGCGGTGTAAATTTTTCGGCTGTATGGGGAAAGTTACCTGCCTTTATGGCTGCCAAAGGCGATACAGTTAGTGAAAAGGAACTCTTTTTTGCCAGCGGAATTTCCATTGTGATTCACCCTAAAAGTCCTATGGTTCCCATCATTCACATGAACACCCGCTATTTTGAAACCACTTCGGGAAAACATTGGTTTGGTGGCGGTATTGATTTAACTCCGCATTACGTGGTGGAGGAAGACGCAAAGTTTTTTCATAACCAGTTAAAAAAAGTATGCGATTTATTCTCTCCAGATTATTACCCTGATTTTAAAAAATGGGCCGATGATTATTTTTATATCCCTCACCGAGATGAAACCCGTGGAATTGGGGGAATATTCTTTGACAATCTTTCTGAAATACCTGAATTTACTAAAGAAAATCGATTTGATTTTGTGCGCGCTTTGGGCAGTTGCTTTGCTCCTACTTATGTAAACCTTATTCATAAAAATAAAAATTTACCCTTCAGCGAAAAGGAATCCCAATGGCAAAAAATCAGAAGAGGCCGCTATGTGGAATTTAATTTGGTGTACGACCGAGGTACAAAATTCGGATTAGAAACCAATGGAAGAACCGAATCCATTTTAATGAGCTTACCTCCGCAAGCTGAGTGGCATTATGCATTTGAGCCGGAAGCAGGAAGTGCTGAAGCGAAGACCTTAGATTTTTTAAAAAAAGGAATTAATTGGGTGGGCAGAGTTTAA
- the pruA gene encoding L-glutamate gamma-semialdehyde dehydrogenase, whose amino-acid sequence MSTGFFSIPKAINEPIKSYAPGSAERKELQAMLAHLRSQVVDVPMYIGGKEVRTGKTATLNPPHDHKHLLGNYHKGDKTHIKLAIDAAMAAKADWSNLSWENRASIFLKAADLLAGPYRAKLNAATMLGQSKNAFQAEIDSACELIDFLRFNVQYMGEIYAQQPISSNGIWNRVEQRPLEGFVFALTPFNFTAIAGNLPSSAAMMGNTVVWKPSNTQIYAANVIMEIFREAGLPDGVINLVYVSGPEAGEVIFSHPDFAGIHFTGSTEIFQNIWKTIGTNIHLYKSYPRIVGETGGKDFIVAHKSAKPAVVATAISRGAFEYQGQKCSAASRAYISSNIWNEVKDLVIKDIKSFKIGPTEDFSNFINAVIDEKSFDKLAGYIDNAKKDKGVEIIAGGNYDKSKGYFIEPTVIVTGDPMYKTMCEELFGPVLTVYVYDENKFEETLKLIDSTSNYALTGAIISQDRYAIDLATKKLQNSAGNFYINDKPTGAVVGQQPFGGARGSGTNDKAGSMINLLRWVSPRTIKETFVPPTDYRYPFLSE is encoded by the coding sequence ATGTCAACAGGATTTTTCTCAATACCAAAGGCAATCAACGAACCCATAAAAAGCTATGCTCCCGGAAGTGCGGAGCGCAAAGAGTTACAGGCTATGCTCGCGCATTTGCGTTCTCAAGTAGTGGATGTGCCCATGTATATAGGAGGTAAAGAAGTAAGAACCGGTAAAACGGCTACACTTAATCCCCCACACGATCACAAGCACTTGTTAGGAAATTACCACAAAGGAGATAAAACCCATATTAAGCTGGCTATTGATGCTGCAATGGCTGCGAAAGCAGATTGGAGTAATTTAAGTTGGGAAAACCGAGCCAGTATTTTTTTAAAGGCTGCTGATTTGTTGGCAGGTCCATATCGCGCTAAGCTAAATGCAGCTACGATGTTGGGCCAATCGAAAAATGCTTTTCAAGCAGAGATTGATTCAGCTTGCGAGTTGATTGATTTTTTGCGTTTCAATGTGCAATATATGGGTGAAATTTATGCGCAGCAACCAATTTCATCCAACGGTATTTGGAACCGTGTGGAACAAAGACCACTCGAAGGTTTTGTGTTTGCGCTTACCCCTTTTAATTTTACGGCTATCGCCGGAAATCTTCCTTCTTCTGCAGCCATGATGGGCAATACAGTAGTATGGAAACCTTCCAACACACAAATTTATGCAGCCAACGTTATCATGGAAATTTTCCGTGAGGCCGGTTTGCCCGATGGAGTTATTAATTTGGTGTATGTGTCGGGTCCGGAAGCAGGTGAAGTTATTTTCTCGCATCCCGATTTCGCAGGTATTCACTTTACCGGTTCAACTGAAATTTTTCAAAACATTTGGAAAACTATTGGAACCAATATTCATCTCTATAAATCGTATCCTAGAATTGTTGGTGAAACAGGCGGAAAGGATTTTATTGTGGCACACAAATCGGCTAAACCTGCTGTGGTAGCCACCGCAATTTCTCGTGGTGCGTTTGAATACCAGGGACAAAAATGTTCGGCAGCCAGTCGCGCGTACATTTCTTCCAACATTTGGAACGAAGTAAAAGACTTGGTTATAAAGGATATCAAATCATTTAAGATTGGACCTACAGAAGATTTTAGCAATTTTATTAATGCGGTGATTGACGAAAAATCATTTGATAAACTTGCAGGATATATTGATAATGCTAAAAAGGATAAGGGTGTAGAAATCATTGCGGGCGGAAACTACGACAAAAGCAAAGGATATTTTATTGAACCCACTGTGATTGTTACCGGCGACCCAATGTATAAAACCATGTGCGAAGAATTGTTTGGTCCGGTGTTAACTGTTTATGTATATGATGAAAATAAATTTGAGGAAACTTTAAAGCTGATTGATTCAACATCTAATTATGCATTAACCGGTGCCATCATTTCACAAGACCGATATGCAATTGATTTAGCAACTAAAAAGCTTCAAAACTCAGCCGGTAATTTTTATATTAATGATAAGCCAACCGGTGCGGTTGTTGGACAACAGCCATTTGGTGGCGCCAGAGGTTCCGGTACAAATGATAAAGCAGGTTCAATGATAAATTTATTGCGATGGGTTTCTCCACGCACAATCAAAGAAACCTTTGTTCCACCAACAGATTATCGCTATCCATTTTTGAGCGAATAA
- a CDS encoding LysM peptidoglycan-binding domain-containing protein produces MKTLLLFFLICTSSLLYAQTGTSTEITKSTKVEKIDGVKYYMHTVEAGQTVYSIAKAYDVNTKDVIFENPEVVDGVSPGQVLKIPIKDIKKAASPSTPPAVPTTPTYLTHTVEKQQTLYAISKLYNISIEEITKANPEIEDGLKVGQQLKIPQKNTSNSAPPEKVIPPKSSVTSEPARVPEIKTNNESTSSKTFSVSLLLPFNLEDIDTLKFQKNIRTAIPSKSYAAIEFYEGFLIAADSLKNTGLNLKVSAFDAPNDSLQIVNVLEKSELRKSNLIIGPFHNSPSTQATDYAKRNHIPIVIPYAQQNKLLLGNKYAIKVSASTSTQVEAVADFITKHYKKQNLIILHNGLLKEKSSLTTFKNRCNAELGKDSIAEVVFKTAGVKGLQAKLSATANNIIFIPSNDQAFVTSLVNSLRGLKKDYKIVLFGMESWVSFDNLDINTIQDLQLHIPSSSYLNYASPETIGMMKKYREKYKTDPTKYALQGYDCGMYFLAELQKSGKEFYLALPNSPKKGLQCNFQFVETAVESGYENKSVFILQYKDFTLSPDK; encoded by the coding sequence TTGAAAACCCTACTTCTATTCTTCCTTATTTGCACAAGTTCTTTGCTTTACGCACAGACAGGGACCTCGACTGAAATTACAAAATCCACTAAAGTTGAAAAAATTGATGGCGTAAAATATTACATGCATACTGTGGAGGCAGGTCAAACCGTATACTCCATTGCTAAAGCGTATGATGTAAATACGAAAGATGTAATTTTCGAGAATCCTGAAGTGGTGGATGGCGTTTCTCCCGGACAGGTTTTAAAAATCCCTATCAAAGACATAAAAAAAGCTGCGAGCCCTTCTACCCCTCCTGCAGTTCCTACTACTCCAACTTACTTAACTCACACGGTTGAAAAACAGCAAACACTTTATGCTATATCCAAACTTTATAATATTTCAATTGAAGAAATCACCAAGGCTAATCCCGAAATTGAAGATGGATTGAAAGTAGGACAGCAACTTAAAATCCCTCAAAAAAACACAAGCAATAGTGCTCCTCCGGAAAAAGTGATTCCGCCGAAAAGCAGTGTAACAAGTGAGCCTGCTAGAGTGCCTGAAATAAAAACGAATAATGAAAGCACTAGTTCCAAAACATTTTCAGTTTCGTTATTACTTCCTTTTAACTTAGAGGATATTGATACCCTTAAGTTTCAAAAAAATATTCGAACTGCTATTCCTAGTAAGTCTTATGCTGCAATTGAATTTTACGAAGGATTTTTAATAGCAGCCGACTCGTTAAAAAACACTGGTTTAAATTTAAAAGTAAGTGCATTCGATGCACCCAACGATTCGTTGCAAATTGTGAATGTGCTTGAGAAATCAGAATTGCGAAAATCAAACCTAATTATTGGACCTTTCCACAATTCACCGAGCACTCAAGCAACAGATTATGCCAAGCGAAATCATATTCCGATTGTTATTCCTTATGCCCAGCAAAACAAACTTTTGTTGGGAAACAAATATGCGATAAAAGTTTCGGCATCCACCAGCACGCAGGTGGAAGCAGTAGCCGATTTTATTACAAAACACTATAAAAAGCAAAACTTGATAATATTGCACAATGGATTGCTGAAAGAAAAATCATCACTCACCACCTTCAAAAACCGCTGTAATGCTGAATTAGGAAAAGATAGCATTGCCGAAGTAGTATTTAAAACTGCCGGCGTTAAAGGGCTACAAGCTAAATTATCGGCAACAGCCAACAACATTATTTTTATCCCCAGCAACGATCAAGCCTTTGTTACTAGTTTGGTGAATAGCTTACGCGGACTAAAAAAGGATTACAAAATTGTACTTTTCGGAATGGAAAGTTGGGTGAGTTTCGACAATCTTGACATCAATACCATCCAGGATTTACAATTGCATATACCTTCTTCTAGTTACCTCAATTATGCTTCACCGGAAACAATTGGGATGATGAAAAAATACCGCGAAAAATATAAAACTGATCCTACCAAATATGCGCTTCAAGGTTATGATTGTGGAATGTATTTTTTAGCTGAGTTGCAAAAATCAGGAAAGGAATTTTATCTCGCTTTGCCCAATAGTCCAAAGAAAGGGCTTCAATGTAATTTTCAATTTGTTGAAACTGCTGTAGAAAGTGGCTATGAAAATAAGTCGGTTTTTATTTTGCAATACAAAGACTTCACGTTAAGTCCTGACAAATAA